A genomic window from Nicotiana sylvestris chromosome 11, ASM39365v2, whole genome shotgun sequence includes:
- the LOC104249975 gene encoding uncharacterized protein codes for MTNMRSRIAIPILGLLILFSSCMAEGDYLLYKDPTKPLNIRIRDLMSRMTLAEKIGQMTQLDRRILTPKIMKDYGIGSVLSGGGSVPKPEATAREWVDMVNEFQKGALSTRLGIPMIYGIDAVHGHNNVYKATVFPHNVGLGATRDPELVKRIGAATAIEVRATGIQYVFAPCIAVCRDPRWGRCYESYSEDPEIVKQMTEIIPGLQGDHPPRKAGIPYVAGKEKVAACAKHFVGDGGTTKGINENNTVTDWHTLLSIHMPGYYQSIIKGVSTVMVSYSSWNGVKMHAHHNLVTNFLKDTLKFRGFVISDWQGIDRITSPPHANYTHSVLTGVQAGIDMIMVPLNHTEFIDILTSLVNNNYIPMSRIDDAVRRILRVKFTMGLFENPLADYRLVKHLGSQAHRDLAREAVRKSLVLLKNGANADEPVLPLPKKATRILVAGSHANNLGYQCGGWTITWQGVEGNNVTLGTTIVDAITATVDPSTEVVYSENPTTEYMESNKFSYAIVVVGELPYAETAGDNLNLTIPEQGITTMNNVCGSIKCVVVLISGRPLVVQPHLSNIDALVAAWLPGTEGQGVADVLFGDYEFTGKLSRTWFKTVDQLPMNVGDSHYDPLFPFGFGLTTTKVQDQIASR; via the exons ATGACAAACATGAGATCAAGAATTGCAATCCCTATATTGGGACTTCTGATACTATTCTCTTCCTGCATGGCAGAAGGAGATTACTTGCTTTACAAGGATCCTACGAAGCCGCTAAATATACGTATAAGAGATCTAATGAGTAGAATGACATTGGCAGAGAAAATAGGGCAGATGACACAGCTCGATAGAAGAATTTTGACACCGAAAATTATGAAAGATTATGGAATAGGGAGCGTACTGAGTGGTGGAGGAAGTGTGCCAAAACCTGAAGCGACAGCCCGAGAATGGGTTGATATGGTGAATGAGTTTCAAAAGGGAGCATTGTCTACTAGGCTTGGGATCCCTATGATTTATGGAATTGATGCAGTTCATGGCCATAATAATGTTTATAAGGCTACTGTTTTTCCTCATAATGTTGGCCTTGGTGCAACCAG AGATCCAGAGCTTGTGAAAAGAATTGGTGCAGCAACTGCTATTGAAGTTAGAGCTACTGGCATTCAATATGTTTTTGCTCCATGCATTGCG GTATGCAGAGATCCAAGATGGGGTAGGTGCTATGAGAGTTACAGTGAGGATCCAGAAATTGTGAAACAAATGACTGAAATTATCCCTGGATTACAAGGGGACCATCCTCCTCGTAAAGCTGGCATTCCTTATGTTGCTGGAAA GGAAAAGGTAGCAGCTTGTGCAAAACACTTTGTTGGAGATGGTGGTACAACAAAAGGGATCAATGAGAATAATACAGTGACAGATTGGCATACATTGCTAAGTATTCACATGCCTGGATATTATCAATCAATTATCAAGGGAGTTTCAACTGTTATGGTGTCTTATTCAAGTTGGAATGGTGTTAAGATGCATGCACATCATAATCTTGTTACCAATTTTCTCAAGGATACCTTAAAATTCAGG GGATTTGTCATCTCAGATTGGCAAGGAATTGACAGAATAACTTCACCACCTCATGCAAATTACACACATTCGGTGCTCACTGGGGTTCAAGCTGGCATTGACATG ATTATGGTCCCTCTAAACCATACGGAATTTATTGATATATTGACTTCGTTGGTGAATAATAATTATATTCCCATGAGCCGAATTGATGATGCCGTGAGGAGGATCTTGAGAGTCAAATTTACCATGGGTCTTTTTGAGAATCCTTTGGCTGATTATAGATTAGTTAAACACCTCGGAAGCCAG GCACATAGAGATTTGGCAAGAGAAGCAGTAAGAAAGTCACTAGTATTACTGAAGAATGGGGCAAATGCAGATGAGCCTGTACTTCCACTGCCTAAGAAGGCAACAAGAATATTAGTGGCTGGATCTCATGCCAACAATTTGGGCTATCAATGTGGTGGTTGGACTATTACTTGGCAAGGTGTTGAAGGAAACAATGTCACACTTG GGACAACCATTGTGGATGCTATAACTGCTACCGTTGATCCAAGCACAGAAGTAGTCTACAGTGAAAACCCCACCACAGAATATATGGAATCCAACAAATTCTCATATGCAATAGTGGTAGTAGGTGAACTACCTTATGCTGAAACAGCAGGAGacaacttgaacttaacaatccCAGAGCAAGGGATAACAACAATGAACAATGTCTGTGGAAGTATAAAATGTGTAGTGGTTTTAATTTCAGGAAGACCATTAGTTGTGCAACCACATTTAAGTAACATTGACGCACTTGTTGCTGCTTGGTTACCTGGTACTGAAGGACAAGGAGTTGCTGATGTATTATTTGGTGATTATGAGTTTACTGGAAAATTATCAAGAACTTGGTTCAAGACTGTGGACCAATTGCCAATGAATGTTGGTGATTCACACTATGATCCACTTTTCCCATTTGGGTTTGGACTCACTACTACTAAAGTCCAGGACCAAATTGCTTCTAGATAG